In Fusobacterium perfoetens, a single genomic region encodes these proteins:
- the atpG gene encoding ATP synthase F1 subunit gamma: MAGSKEIKSRIKSVQSTHQITKAMEVVSTTKFKKFSEKVLKSRDYSESIHGIMSNIAAGIKAEKHPLFDGRETVKKIGIIVMTSDRGLCGSFNSMTLKKLKEVEENNKDKKISVIVIGKKGKEYCSKRGYDIKAEYTQIVPEAIYDKAKEISENIVEYYYSEIFDEVYLVYNKFISALRSDLLAKKIIPIERVETNKNMSYIFEPDAEAVLSDLLPKYINIELYQAMLENTASEHSARKNAMKSANDNAEEMMKELNLQYNRERQAAITQEITEIVGGAPALK; the protein is encoded by the coding sequence ATGGCTGGTTCTAAAGAAATAAAAAGTAGAATAAAAAGTGTACAGTCTACTCACCAAATAACAAAAGCTATGGAAGTTGTTTCCACTACAAAATTTAAAAAGTTTTCAGAGAAAGTTTTGAAATCTCGTGATTATTCAGAAAGTATTCACGGAATAATGTCAAATATTGCTGCTGGAATAAAAGCAGAAAAACACCCTCTTTTTGATGGGAGAGAAACTGTTAAAAAGATAGGTATCATAGTTATGACTTCTGACAGAGGACTTTGTGGAAGTTTTAACAGTATGACTCTAAAAAAATTAAAAGAAGTAGAAGAAAACAACAAAGATAAAAAAATATCAGTTATTGTTATTGGTAAAAAAGGAAAAGAGTATTGTTCAAAAAGAGGCTATGACATAAAAGCTGAATATACTCAAATTGTGCCAGAAGCAATTTATGATAAAGCTAAAGAGATAAGTGAAAATATTGTAGAATATTATTATTCTGAAATATTTGACGAAGTTTATTTAGTTTACAATAAATTTATTTCAGCTCTAAGAAGTGATCTTTTGGCTAAGAAAATAATTCCTATTGAAAGAGTAGAAACAAACAAAAATATGTCATATATTTTTGAGCCAGATGCAGAAGCTGTTTTATCTGATTTATTGCCAAAATATATAAATATAGAATTATATCAAGCAATGTTAGAAAATACAGCTAGTGAGCATTCAGCTAGAAAAAATGCTATGAAGAGTGCAAACGACAATGCAGAAGAAATGATGAAAGAATTGAATTTACAATATAACAGAGAAAGACAGGCTGCAATAACTCAAGAGATAACAGAGATTGTTGGAGGAGCACCTGCTCTTAAATAA